A single genomic interval of Candidatus Eisenbacteria bacterium harbors:
- a CDS encoding DUF4912 domain-containing protein: MEGQRKKARPRKVAGEKRVGTGAKKRTKGASKRTRMSASASGVGKRKAAGRDAARGSAKKGVRKAGSFRGSKKPSAETSLSAPSVERVREEARALEERGPGKVESELQYTLPDSYGRDRVVAMSRDPYWIHAYWEITEETLSRALESLGSAQLNVRRVLRVYVKEGEGAGAERVLFDVFLTPGARNWYINVGGPGRTYRVDVGLLTARGKFVCLASSNIVRTPSDRMSDVLDEKWMSLPSEYEEMYALSGGLTRGVSSPELHERLARELEVKLASPLFSPGIREVRGEKGLAKSFWFIVDTDLVVYGATVPGSTLKINGGDWRLREDGTFSFRCHLPDGPKEISVSARSSDGAGNEQVKLKVSRGTRQTSS; the protein is encoded by the coding sequence TTGGAGGGCCAAAGAAAAAAGGCTCGGCCGCGCAAGGTTGCCGGCGAAAAGAGGGTGGGTACCGGGGCGAAGAAGAGGACCAAGGGAGCTTCGAAGCGAACTCGTATGAGCGCGAGTGCGAGTGGGGTAGGCAAGCGCAAGGCGGCAGGCAGGGACGCCGCGAGAGGTAGCGCCAAGAAGGGCGTCAGGAAGGCCGGCTCTTTCCGCGGTTCCAAGAAACCTTCCGCAGAAACCTCGCTATCGGCGCCTTCGGTCGAAAGAGTGAGAGAAGAAGCCAGGGCGCTCGAGGAACGTGGTCCTGGTAAGGTTGAATCCGAGCTCCAATACACACTGCCGGATTCGTACGGGAGAGATCGCGTCGTGGCAATGTCGAGAGACCCTTACTGGATTCACGCTTACTGGGAAATCACGGAGGAGACTCTCTCCCGTGCCTTGGAGAGCCTGGGTTCCGCCCAACTGAATGTTCGGAGGGTACTCAGAGTGTACGTCAAGGAGGGGGAAGGTGCAGGCGCAGAGCGAGTTCTTTTTGACGTTTTTCTGACCCCCGGGGCTCGAAACTGGTACATAAACGTAGGAGGTCCCGGGAGAACGTATCGCGTGGACGTGGGTCTTCTCACAGCCAGGGGCAAGTTTGTTTGCCTGGCGAGCTCCAATATCGTGAGGACGCCGAGCGACAGAATGTCCGACGTTCTGGATGAGAAGTGGATGAGCCTCCCGTCAGAATATGAAGAAATGTATGCGCTGTCGGGTGGTCTTACTCGCGGCGTGAGTTCCCCTGAACTTCACGAAAGATTGGCGCGCGAACTCGAAGTGAAGCTTGCGTCGCCGCTTTTCAGCCCGGGCATACGTGAAGTCCGCGGGGAAAAGGGTCTGGCCAAGTCGTTCTGGTTCATTGTGGACACAGATTTGGTTGTCTACGGGGCGACCGTTCCGGGCTCTACACTCAAGATCAACGGTGGAGACTGGCGGCTCAGGGAAGACGGGACGTTCTCCTTCAGATGTCATCTTCCGGATGGCCCCAAGGAAATAAGCGTTTCGGCCCGCTCGTCCGACGGCGCCGGGAACGAGCAAGTGAAACTCAAGGTGAGCAGAGGCACCCGTCAGACGAGCAGCTGA